The Argentina anserina chromosome 3, drPotAnse1.1, whole genome shotgun sequence genome includes a region encoding these proteins:
- the LOC126788448 gene encoding berberine bridge enzyme-like 13 yields the protein MKLSISSIFSLFLLSLLASTSAQPPSSKQSSFLQCLSYHSKSSIPFSSTFFTPDSSVFTTILNSTAQNLRYLIPSKPKPEFIFTPTHESHVQNAVICSKQLGIHLRVRSGGHDYEGLSYVSQIETPFMILELAELRSVNVDIQTNRAWIQAGATLGEVYYRIAEKSRTHGFPAGLYTSVGVGGHITGGAYCTLMRKYGLAADNVLDARIVDVNGKILDRKTMGEDLFWAIRGGGGASFGIILWWKIKLVPVPSTVTVFSVSKTLEQGATQVLHRWQQVAATKLDKDLNIRVLIQPTVVDSRSGKRTVTTLYQGQFLGGVKRLLKVMQTQFPELKLTRKDCTQTSWLKSVMYIAGYADETPPEILLQRNSTFKIYFKAKSDFVTDPIPETVLEGLWKRMLKETRPVIIWNPYGGVMREISESAIPFPHRNVLFKIQYLTAWLDANEDEAKHMNWIRNLYNYMAPYVTKSPRQAYVNYRDLDLGINEKNTSITKASVWGKRYFKDNFYRLIEIKNRVDPHNFFRHEQSIPPL from the coding sequence ATGAAGCTATCAATCTCTTCAATTTTTTCCCTGTTTCTTTTAAGTTTACTGGCATCTACATCGGCGCAACCACCATCTTCAAAGCAAAGCAGTTTTCTCCAATGCCTCTCATATCATTCTAAGTCTTCTATTCCATTTTCTAGTACCTTTTTCACTCCAGATAGTTCCGTATTCACTACCATCCTAAATTCAACTGCACAAAACCTCAGGTACTTGATCCCTTCAAAGCCAAAGCCAGAGTTCATTTTCACACCAACACATGAATCCCATGTTCAAAATGCTGTGATTTGTTCAAAACAGCTTGGGATACATCTCCGGGTCCGAAGTGGAGGGCATGACTATGAAGGTCTCTCATATGTGTCCCAAATTGAAACACCTTTCATGATTCTAGAACTTGCGGAGCTTCGATCAGTTAATGTTGATATACAAACCAATAGAGCATGGATTCAAGCTGGAGCCACACTTGGTGAAGTTTACTATAGAATTGCAGAGAAAAGCAGAACTCACGGCTTTCCGGCTGGTCTTTACACGAGCGTAGGTGTCGGAGGCCATATAACTGGAGGTGCATATTGTACTTTGATGAGGAAGTATGGCCTTGCAGCTGATAACGTCCTGGATGCCAGAATAGTTGATGTCAACGGCAAAATTCTTGACCGAAAAACCATGGGAGAAGACTTGTTTTGGGCAatcagaggaggaggaggagcaaGCTTTGGGATCATCCTTTGGTGGAAGATTAAGTTGGTTCCAGTTCCATCAACTGTGACAGTTTTTTCAGTTTCCAAGACCTTGGAACAAGGTGCCACCCAGGTCCTCCATAGATGGCAACAAGTAGCTGCTACTAAGCTTGATAAAGATCTCAACATAAGAGTTCTGATACAACCTACAGTAGTTGATAGCAGAAGTGGCAAGAGAACTGTCACAACTCTTTACCAAGGTCAATTCCTGGGTGGTGTTAAAAGGCTCCTCAAGGTTATGCAAACACAGTTCCCCGAGCTAAAATTGACAAGAAAAGATTGTACGCAAACAAGTTGGCTCAAATCTGTGATGTACATAGCAGGTTATGCAGATGAAACTCCGCCTGAGATTTTGCTACAAAGAAACTCTACATTCAAGATCTACTTCAAAGCCAAATCAGACTTCGTCACAGACCCGATTCCTGAAACTGTGCTTGAGGGACTATGGAAAAGGATGTTAAAGGAAACCAGACCTGTGATTATTTGGAATCCATATGGGGGTGTGATGAGGGAAATTTCAGAGTCAGCAATACCCTTCCCACACAGGAACGTTCTCTTCAAAATTCAGTACTTGACTGCATGGCTAGATGCAAATGAAGACGAGGCAAAGCACATGAATTGGATCAGGAATCTCTACAACTACATGGCCCCTTATGTTACGAAGTCTCCAAGGCAAGCATATGTGAATTACAGGGATCTTGACCTGGGGATAAACGAGAAGAACACTAGCATTACTAAAGCAAGTGTTTGGGGTAAAAGGTATTTCAAGGACAACTTTTACAGATTGATAGAGATCAAAAACAGAGTTGATCCTCATAATTTTTTCAGGCACGAACAGAGCATCCCACCTCTTTAA